ATCCTCCATCCACGAAAGGTCCTCCGCCCAGATCTCAGCTACAATTGAAAACTCCGCATTAGCAATGACTCGGCGAATAGCCAGATCAAGACCCCTGTTTCCTTGCCAATTATAAAAAGCGGGTGCAGGACGGGGAGGCATTTTCAGTTCTCGAATGAGAACTTTGGATGTTTGCTCAAATTCGGATTGAATAAGACGCACCAAGTCCTCGATTGGTACAGCATTATAACGAACCGTATCACCCTCCAGGCTTCGGCAGGCTCCTTTTTCTGCGAGAGACCTTAGCGCGGAATAGACATTAGCCCGGGACACTGCCACCCTTTTGGCCACTTCATAGCCTGTCAGTTCAGGTTCTTCATGCAATGTGATATAGCATTTTGCCTCCAATTCTGTCATACCCAGTTTTTTTAAACGCTCAATCATCATTTTCCCTCCATTTAATGGTGCCAGGCACCAAGATAGCATTTCACAATACTCCTAAATAGGAGTATTTAATTGTACTACTTATTTTTATTCTACTGTATTAAATCATAAATTTCTATTATTTTTCCATCTTTTAGTGTGGATAATTGCCACAAAAAAAGGAGTTTTATCTTATTAAAGCCTTCAAAATAACTTGCGGCAGTAATGAGTTGGACAATGAGTGCAAACATGAGTCGAAGAGCGAGGGGTAGTCCTTTTATTTTTGGCTCTTTTTGCGTTCGAAAGAGACAGAATTTATATTTTAGAATAGCAGAACGGCCAAGCAAGTTATTACAAAAGGGGTTTTGTCGCTACGGCTGACAAACACGAGACTTTGTTGTTTATGAAAGAGCTCCGTCGATTGCTTCAAGATTACAGCAATTACAGGAGATGAGTTTTTCAGAAAAAAATCAGTGAGGACTTTCTGTTTTTCAGCACCATAATTTATGAAGAACAGGTTTGCCGCTCGTAAGGATGGTTAGTGGCAGGAAATCGGGAGGAGACCACGAATACTATATTAGGAATAGAAGAGTCGTATTGTTTGATAAAAATTTTCAGAAATGTCATCATAAAATTATTAATATAGGTGGAATTCAATGGATAGATTGAAAGCAGAAAAGGATTTAAGCAGTTATATTGGAAGAATTCTTAGAGATCATTTTGGAAGAGGACCTGGATCTGTTTTTGTTACATTGAGCGAACCTTATGTGGCCATGTATTTTACAAAATTTCTTTCACCCACCGAACGCTCGCTGCTGAATACGAACCAAGCCGCTTTCGTCCAAAAGATACGGGATATGCTGATGGAGCAGCTCATTGGTGAAATTACGGATTACCTTAAACTGCAGCTCGGAATCGATATTCAGGAGTTTTATTACGACTGGAACCTGGACACTCAGACAGGGATTTTTGTGGCTGTCAGTAAGGACTCACCGGACAACCTATTAGCCGGTGCTTATAAAAACCAGGAGCAGGTTCATACGGAAATTGACCGGGTGAGCTTTAAGGCGGAAAAGAGTCCCGATGAAGTTACGTCCTTCCTGCTGAATGACAGAACGCTGATTATTTTCCGCGACAAAATTTTGGTTAGTATTGAAAAAGAATTGATTGAACTGGGGAAGGATGAAACGCTACGGATCGCTAAGCGGAGACTGGAAAGAAGACTGGTGGCTGAACATACGCCACAGCTGGAGAAGCTTCTTGGGACCACGATTGCTGACTATTTTATTGACTGGGATTTTGAACTGGACCGTAGCGCTACCATATTCATTTTAGATCCAATTTCATAAGGGCAGCAACAAGCTAGGCATGGAACTAGATGTAAGCCAAAAGGAAGGGCGTCACAGCCCTCTTTTTGGCGTTTTTTTATGATGTGCAGCAAAGGGGATGGTACGCATGCTACATGATCACCACATAGGAAATTTAACAGGAAAACAAAGGGTAATGCGCTATGCTGGATAATGCCATCATTGTCAATATTCACTCTGAACAGGATATCGTGGCTGCAAGACAGCATGGGAAACGACTCTCCAAAAAGCTGAAATTCTCAACGATCAACCAGATTCGGATTACTACGGCTGTCTCAGAACTTGCCAGAAATATTTATTTATATGCAGGAAAGGGCAAAATAACGTTTGAATCCCTTTTTAAACAGCAGAAATCCGGCATTAAAATCATTGCTTCTGATCAAGGGCCTGGGATCAAAGAGGTTCGAAGAGTGCTGGAAGACGGCTACTCTACCTCAGGGGGCCTAGGAATGGGGCTGCCCGGGGTAAAACGGCTGATGGATGAATTTATCATCGATTCACACGACGGGGCTGGCACGACCATCACTGCCGTAAAATGGGTGCAATGACGCCTACTTTTTCATGGTGTGTGATGGATCTGCGCCTTATTTTGACAAATGTTTGTCATTTGCTTCAACTCAGTTGACTACCGGCTCCGTATACCCCATGATGTCAAGTGTGAGTATATATTACTAAAGGAGCTTTTCTATGGATAAAGCCTTTAAAGGAATGGCCGTCTTTACAAGTGTCATCATGTTTTTATTAATGATCGCCGGAACTCTTGTGACTGACACAGACTCCGGTATGGGATGCGGCAGTGACTGGCCGCTGTGTAATGGTAAATTTATTCCCGAATATACCGTCGCAACGATGATTGAATATACCCATCGCCTGATTACAGGTTTTGCAGGGATTGTCGTTATTATTTTCTCCATCTGGGCATGGCGCCGTTACCGCGGCATCCGTGAAGTGAAGGGTCTTGCCATTCTCGGAATCAGTTTTATTATCGTAGAATCCATTATTGGTGCAGCAGCTGTTCTTTGGCCGCAATCGGCTGAGGTTCTTGCGATGCATTTCGGATTTTCGCTGTTAGCCTTTACAGGTGTAGTTCTCTTGAGTGTGTTTGTCGTTCAAAAGGACAAATCCCATTTACTCGTTAAAAGCGCTGTGTCCAAGCGGTTCAAATGGTTTTCATGGATTGTTGTCGCATATGCGTATCTCGATATTTATTCCGGTGCGTACTTACGCCACGTAAAAGCAAGTCTGGCGTGTACTGATTTTCCTGGCTGCTATCCCGGCAATTTCTTGCCTCTGTCCGGCCTGCCCGGCATTCATTATCTTCACCGTATGGCAGCGGTCGTCCTTTTCTGTCTTGTACTGGGGCTTTTCATCTACTCGTTCAGGCATTTACACGGCAACCGTCCGGACCTTTATTACGCCTCATTGATCGCGTTTATTTTAACCCTTTTGCAGGGCGTCAGCGGCGTGCTCGTCGTTCTGACCCGATTGAACATTTTTGCGACGCTGTCCCATTCAGCGTTAATCACTCTGCTGTTTGCGGTGCTGTTCTATCTTGCATTGCAGACGAGAAAGAAGCCTGAATAATAAAGAAAAACGGTCCAGGACGAGTAGCCTGGGCCGCTTTTTTATGTTGCTTGTATTTAGCCAGATGAAAATGATTGCGTCGAAACCGGTCAACCCTCATGTCGAAAGGAATCCAATCGATAATAAAAATGCCCTTTTCGATAATAAATCCGGGTTTTCGATAATAAAAATAGAAAATCGATAATAAAAGCCTTGGACAGTGGATGGACAAGATAAATAAGCTTAAAATCCTCCTAAACATGCAGTAAAAAGGCTTCCCACACCACACAAAAGCCGAAATGCCATGGTTTTAAGCGCCATATAGAACTATTTACTTATTTATTCATCAAAAACACTTCAAATCTTTCAACAAAAGCTAAAAAAACGCCGCAAATGAGAAGAGCAAAATAAAACCACAGAAGGAACACACCTTTTGTGGCACCTAACTTTATTTCACATGCAAAAACTTCACGCAAACCGGATAAGGAACGAACGCATCCGATTGTAAAAGCGTCAGTCTTCCTGTATTTTCGTCTCTTGAAAACAGGACGAGGTTGCCGGACTCCTGATT
This genomic stretch from Fictibacillus marinisediminis harbors:
- a CDS encoding COX15/CtaA family protein, which gives rise to MDKAFKGMAVFTSVIMFLLMIAGTLVTDTDSGMGCGSDWPLCNGKFIPEYTVATMIEYTHRLITGFAGIVVIIFSIWAWRRYRGIREVKGLAILGISFIIVESIIGAAAVLWPQSAEVLAMHFGFSLLAFTGVVLLSVFVVQKDKSHLLVKSAVSKRFKWFSWIVVAYAYLDIYSGAYLRHVKASLACTDFPGCYPGNFLPLSGLPGIHYLHRMAAVVLFCLVLGLFIYSFRHLHGNRPDLYYASLIAFILTLLQGVSGVLVVLTRLNIFATLSHSALITLLFAVLFYLALQTRKKPE
- a CDS encoding anti-sigma regulatory factor, encoding MLDNAIIVNIHSEQDIVAARQHGKRLSKKLKFSTINQIRITTAVSELARNIYLYAGKGKITFESLFKQQKSGIKIIASDQGPGIKEVRRVLEDGYSTSGGLGMGLPGVKRLMDEFIIDSHDGAGTTITAVKWVQ
- a CDS encoding Na-translocating system protein MpsC family protein encodes the protein MDRLKAEKDLSSYIGRILRDHFGRGPGSVFVTLSEPYVAMYFTKFLSPTERSLLNTNQAAFVQKIRDMLMEQLIGEITDYLKLQLGIDIQEFYYDWNLDTQTGIFVAVSKDSPDNLLAGAYKNQEQVHTEIDRVSFKAEKSPDEVTSFLLNDRTLIIFRDKILVSIEKELIELGKDETLRIAKRRLERRLVAEHTPQLEKLLGTTIADYFIDWDFELDRSATIFILDPIS
- a CDS encoding TrmB family transcriptional regulator, translating into MIERLKKLGMTELEAKCYITLHEEPELTGYEVAKRVAVSRANVYSALRSLAEKGACRSLEGDTVRYNAVPIEDLVRLIQSEFEQTSKVLIRELKMPPRPAPAFYNWQGNRGLDLAIRRVIANAEFSIVAEIWAEDLSWMEDALLEAEKRGVTVVLISIGDTNLSLENLIVRQREDQWHTDERKFSLLCDSKTAFIGSFGGTLKPSSAETDHPAVIEMLKNGFYHDLIMQQIERDFSKELDEKYGENYKKLLNYYINERGWKV